aagaatagaaatcattttttgacttggtcaatcactttgctcacatgttttattttcatgattatttaatataaacttctattaaatcccgagcatatagctaatcttatttatagtgacgtaatcatagtggaatataaatatgattatatgttcaaaaataagttagtcctaagattagtcagtgcaccggatttacactgacttgccaatctacgatatgatctacttacacattacaatgttatgttctttccagaacattagcaaagtagataagatcggatgtatttgttacatcggacaggaccgatattgacagttgataagataagtaaacataccgttattatctattctagtcatatcatatagttgaccataggtcaattcaatctcaattctgagtggttagtattctaactgattttattatttgagttctttgacttgttcgttaccagcttaccctacagactagcccatacttacatcttgggaactcggtagtataattgagtgggagtgttaatcatagatatgaacatctatagcttctgatgaagaagtgaaacgatggtttccttttagtttggttcaaggtgttaaatgatagagatctcatttcagtaattaaattagtttactgaaatatcatttacaaggaactaagtgttttaaggataaaatacaatgaggggtaaaacggtattttagtcctatctcattgtagaccgtctatagaggattgagtgacaattatggttgtaacaatggataattaatagcgtatctatatttgttatagagcgttctatgaattcaagagtgcaattccaagtctatagtggagtcacgaggaattaataagttagtaaatttatttgttaaatttatgataacttattggagcttgatttcataggcccatggtccccattgtaccttggataaaatcatctagatagtctcaattaattgatttaatcatcaattagaattatcaaagttgaccaggtcaattttggatagtttcacagagttgtgtaattttgagaagaaaagagaaattatagcagatttattaattaagataaattggtatctaaattaataaataagtttaaatcaaggttcaaattataaataattaatttgataaaggatttaaataattatttaattaattaaatcaatagaaaataatacaggcattgattttaagtccaatgggcttataatcaaatgaaaaatttcacgggcctatagcccatgataatttcgacctagggcttcaaaatggctgttattttattgattttttaattaaactaaatggcctaattgagtctataaaaggagtgcttatagagaagtcaaaataagggtttttgataagtcagattttctgatagttttatattctctctaaacacaagtccttttctaagcctctttgtattttctcttcttctctctatatctatctcatgtgttgagaattgcccacactagtctaggtggttctaaggatacattggaagatcgtgaagaaaatagaagatcggttcagtttcttgataatactctgcgacagagaggatacaagagttagagaaactgaaggaaggactcttaattccgctgcgtatactgtaagtattctatttttgtttctctttgaattcaattttagaaacatgttttaggctatctcgtattaatttgtttaatattagatatacatgaaaataaataaagatcatgtataagctttttctaacatttataagtttaacatgtagtttaagaatattaattatagcatCAGGTTTGATTTACATAGCTGATTATAaatatgtcatttattatactataaggtttagataggattaataagagcatgacacttgtcgtgtgcaggtttatttaaggatttaactatagtttaaataaaagaaagttcaagaaaactATTGAACCTTctaagaccattaagagcatgacatttgtcacaatctttttTTATGTGAGGAATTAAGCATTTTTAAGttgataattcaaaaatagaagtttctagaagctctagacccttccagaacttgctggaatctcgtattactcagtcaaaccttattaatcaattcaattatgttgaaaatgtgcaattacgtgtttaatatattcacgtatgccgatatatcgcagcctaggagccgatgtatcgccacacaGGGAATACGacaaacacgtgaacttcgcacaaacaaATTAACGAGCACTCAgggcataagcccaggcgatatatcgcctataataggcgatatatcagccctaggGTTATGTTTTCAAacgattttgaaactgagctcaattcattccttaacctcttgactagcctctgaacgttttgaccgagtcttcagcctctgttgaacgaatattcaaatatttttcaattaatattcattatttttattcaagctaaaggaagtagttcactccttgaactctataaataggaccgagtacctagccatttctctcattcttcaagctgtgtttagagccttcaagctactagggttactatagagtgataaacacttgggttagggtataagctttatcattttaagctttttaaacacatgggaagtaagataaatagtgtgttttgcaatatcgaggtgtagttcggttctaataCATCCAAAGGTATTTCGAATCTtgagttcatttctgtatgtttctttaGTTCTCTTTAGTATcatttgttaggaacgagtttcctaatacgcagcggaaaggtgatgtggttggcccagtgtacaacaaaatttttttgtaacatatttaaactacctttaaatatgcgaatccattaatatacatacattaatcataaacaagataatgATAGatttcatacctcttgaagcctatcaagtatccttgctatcttttcatatttagaacgatcttcctatccaagccgctcccacgtactcacaccaagatcttccaaagcgttctctacacctcaagaaatgtgtgggcacttagagaatgaaggatagtttatttgtgattctacttgatgtactcaacacatgagatcaagagaataggcctgagaattggttctttattttcaaggagaaaaaactatcgttctatttttcacagagcgaatgttcagagttgtctcacagACTTATCTAaataattttctgattagtcatacttaaaagaaaatattcaaattttaaaaaataaatctgtaactattttacaatttactttttaattaattaattattctattaatgaaaaaatccaaaaaccaattttttgaattgtccattaattaattaattaaataaataaaattgaaaatcccatccttgAAAATGATGGTCCtacatgccacacacagtccatggactatgtgtgaacgtgtagcttcctaatatctagggatattggtttttcaaattttatttaattatttattcaaattactttatCAGATAAGaactaacaacctgataactaattcaaatttgaattcaaattaattatctttttaattaattatcaaatataattaattatttgaataaatattaatcttttaaattcaaatccaatttgaacttatcagattattatctcccactcaaataaagatatttaattaattaaatccaaaatttttaaaataaatatttaatttattataatttcaaaaattataattaattaattatttaattaaatttcaaaattaatttaatataatttcgaaaattatacaataattaaatattaattaattttattaactacaactaatttgtaattaattaattaatcactattatcatataattgcatatttggcctgaagaacaaatttcttcttaaatatgtctttaaactattttcccttcatatcaactcttaccttgaacagtgttgatagagccgctatggggacctatggacctataattccaagctccaataaatttgagattattaattaaacttctttaattaaataatcttaatttattaatctcatgattattccactataaatatgagactgcactcttgtaattatagacatttcatttactgagtactttataatcataaagcgtccattgatataatcattgcatacaacttgaccctctaataatgattcataattaatcgtgaataaaattaccgttttacccttttaattatctcttgtttccttaagtaccattgactctaccagtgaaggttaattcataataaattatgaatttgagctcaataacctttcagtcccaaaagtcaacccttaagagaaccatcattcaatctcttgcgagaaggcatagattccatatttgtatactatgtccccagccatctacattaatgagttcccaaaacaaaagtttatagcctgatcattctgacagaccctaacaagtgaatcaaagaactcatataacataaacaggagttcatagtaacttcaggattaagatctatttgtatatgatcatcagttgatatatttaattaatactttgaaatggtatttaactaagtattaataaacatatctggtccagttctatatattctctaatatataaagcacctccactaaagtgtcctaccacactagtgatccagatctagatcatatgtattcataatactagtggaccgtacttgcagtaattaatctaaagattccataactttattttactgcgaactattcaagttcatttatctcaaacacaatcctcccataccaatacgtgtttgagatcacatatatgaacttaggaatttttctgatatttacataatattatcatagaataatatagtccataaaatatatgcataacaaattcaattcatttatttatttcataaaaacaatgtctactacatatgctttcagggcacatttccaacatcaTTCAGATTCTAACTCGTCGttaaattcttggttaggtattcaaattctttgaacttaaggtttcttacggtaagtttcttcttggtggtttagttcatttcattatcatctctttctttagaaatactcacattcttattgttagttttaggagtgttccaaatctcgtccttgttctcatatcccgattttggtaagaaaaataggatataattatatatgtttatatgatatgttatgtttacattatgtatagtatgtttatagaccttgagcatatgacttgtatagctaacaagccccagtaaattatgggcatatgacttgcttggctagcaagccccatcaatgtattgggcatatgacttgtttagttaacaagccccaagtagtataatggccattgtagtataggACATATGtttatacactactacaaaaaagggcaattgtgtcagtcaaacgcgtcagtcaatgcgtttgactgacgctgttgaccaagaattagcatttgtggcagttggacactgccacaaatgagggTCCAATTGCGTCATAACATACACTGATGCTGTTTAATTggaccgtttgcgtcagtggggcactgacgcaaacgggtcGTTAATAgtgtcagtgggccactgacatAACTGGGCCTCCTTTTCAATAAACCCTCATCGTCCCCAGCCGAGACCCCATTTCACTCAAAAAAATTCAGAATCGTTTCCTTCACAAACCAGCGGCGCCCAACCAAACTTCTACTCATTTAGGTACGcttttatccttttttttttttttttcaattttaatatcaaaataatgatttatatatgtttatgaaatttatatatagttttttttttaatttttttgtatagattttgttttttgaagattatagtttgaaaacccataataTTTATTGGTTTTTTAGGAttttctacttcaagaacccacattgctcaattactACAAGTAAGTgtgattttattaatttttatgatttaaatttaatttttgtgatttttttttataaattgactatatttcagatttttaatttttagatagttttatattaatgattatgaaaatgttttaggtttaaactttgcattttaatattttatttttttagaatttttttattataattttttttattttttattaacttttttttaaaatttaattaaattttgaatttacttatgtaaatgagtatatatatattaatgtatatattttgtataagtttcgttttattaattgtttagtttgattattattactaaatttttgtttatattttgttaactttttaaatttatttttaaattttgggtttaattggttaaataggtatatattaaaattgtttgtttttttaagttatattttattattgatttagttaggatatttatagtcgatttttatttatgtgagttgttaacttttaaaaaaaaaaaattatttcgggtttaagtaaacaaatgagtacatataacaaattatttgttttctttaagcactttattatttatttagttacaatatagctttaatatatttttctttatattttgttagcttttttattatttttttgtttattgttatatttgagtaggtattttgttgacaactttgttgatGAGATCAAGTTTTGgtggattttatattagaggtaatattttaaaccttaatgtataattaatatattgaatgTAGTAGCATGTACggattataaaatagtggagataggatctgggactgtgtgctgcggtgatataaggctgtaattgTGCAGACTACGTTCAAACTTCCAAATTCTGCTAAAACAGACGTACTAAAAGAGgcaggaaaaacatggagaaattggaaaacaagactaacaaaagatcttatttacctatataagaatgtagctccTGAGCTTCTTGCCAACCCGCCACTAGAGTACATCAAATATTACGACCCTGAAGATTGGAAAAAATTTGTTGCAAAAAGACTAACTCCAGATTGGGAAGAgataagaaaacaaaaacaagatGCTCGGTctcagaacaagtatccacatcactcagggcgTGGCGGTTATGCACTGGTAGAGCAACAAATGGAAGATGAATTAGGTCATGAGTTGACCGAATATGACAGAGCTGAGATGTGGACACGGGCATAGATGAATAAGAAAAAAGAAGTTATTGGTGAAGAAGCTCGAGAGgtggtgaagaatattgtaagtgttcttcgattttttgaaataattttaatgattaatgtgtgtgttaaattctaattgatttatttacTATGTATATAGGCGGAATACAGGTAAAAAGTAGCAGAAGGTgagttggtggaggaaggttcaaacgaTATACTAACAATGGCATTAGGCACTCCAGAGCATGGGGGCGTGTTAAGGGGTCGGTGCACATGTTGCTCCCcatcaattttttcatgtcccaCCGCCAAGAAGAAAAAGTCACAAACAAAAAGATGTGGAAGATGCTCGTTATAAAaaccttgaagagaaatggcgtcaatctgaagaaaggttacgtcaacaggaggaaaagttaaaccagtTGACGGCGTATATTGCATCTCAACAAAGCGGTGTgtttggatcatcaaatgcatctaGTTCGAGTGTAGGTGGAGCCTCAAACACGCCACAcgcaccatatgcccctccaccacCGATGACGCAGGCACAATATGCTCCACCACCACCGACCTGGACATCATATGCTCACCAACCACCCTCACAGCCACCATATGCTCATCCACCACTGACACAGgcaccatgtgctcccccaccaccgcagtcaaattttcctgatgtggtaatagtttcttattaattcattattgcatatatttgacctaataaaaataaactagtttatcgaaaagtctaacagattaattggaatgtaacatattaattgtaagttgtgtcttggttcgacacaaaatatagttgcagaggggaaactttttagtacctgttgcacagaaatagtgtcgaaaccaaactgggccaatcgagtgtggcttttacattatgaagtttgctagagagttgatttcacagcctagaccaaaggcctacttgaaaaatgggctattgttttaccttttaattttaatttaaactatcgttcatgattttatttggatgatttctaacttattatttttaatattttctaattagtttacgaatacggTACCATATTCGGCTAACGAAATCAACGAGGTACGGGTTGAGTGGGCTGAATCAGTTTTGGCGTGTCTTgcttagcaaatgagcaagttggtgaggaaattttagttaaatgaggtttaatacttagaaatttagaacacaagactacctatatacatagattaatattgaaatatgaattacttttgtagatttGATCATAAAAGTTAactttagataaatgtttaaaaaatttatacagTTGTTTATCTGTTTATATTGTTGTTTTTTCTATTTCTGCTGCTCTTTTTTCTGTTTCTGCTGgtgtttttttaatcaaaataggtcagggaaattggcataaacatttacaatttccctggttaatacaatatgtgacagttcccaactgacgcaaaaaatacccgtttttaacatttgtggcagtggcCCACTGACACAAACTCCTggcatttgcgtcagttgggcactgtcacaaatcatgcatttattttttaaatacacgAATTTTTTAACTGGAAATGTATTCTTACTTGTGAATCATGCAAGTGGATACATCCTTATTTATTTTAATCTAAGTCTTAATTATCGAAAAATAATATGTACATGTTAGTAAAGATCTTAGTGCTCCATAAACGTGTATATATGTTGGTGGTATAATGATGATATTACTCGTAGTTAAATCTATGTAGTCATACGTGCGGCTTTATGAAATCACAATATTTTTAAGTTATACATATGTAATATATGTAGTCTAGTCACAATtactgattttttattttttttaaataaggaaTATGCATTTTATTATAAGAATCTTGAATGaggcaataattttttttaaaaagaaattttttaatcATAGTGTTCAAATAAGTTGCTAAATCACAACTTATGATAAATCAGATTAATCTTATTTGTCTAATTTTTTAGTTCTCTTTTTTTGGATAATGTTTAAGGATTTGATAAAATTCCACATTATTACTTACACAAAACCATTGTCAAAAAATATAGGCCTGAAAGTACATTTGAATATCATTTTTTTGCCAACTAGTCATGGCCTAGCAAATATGGATATTACTAAAAGTACAACACACATACTGTGGGCCCATTTTCATTTAAAGATGTAGCCCAATCACAATAGCATGTCAAAATGCCCAATAATAAATGGGCTTATTCCAAAATCCATATATAATTTAAACTGAACAAAATATAACATGGTAAATTTAAGAAATTTTACAATTTCTTTACAGATGGTAGACGTTGATACAAGTTCAAATCCTGAGTGGGCTTCGATAATACAGGAGTTAAATATAACTAAAACAGTTAACGAACTAGAAAAAATGGAAATTGTTGGTAAGTATCTAGATTCAGTAGATAAGTGGGAGTCGTTCTACGAAATATATACAAAATGGATGGGGTTTGGAAAAAGATCAGATGACGTGAAGAGAAGAAATGGGGTAGTATCAATGAGAAGGTGGGTTTGTACAAGAGAAGCTTATAGATGGAGCGAATATGTGCATATGCCCAATCGCAAAAAACGATCAAGACCAATCACAAGATCTGGATGTTAGGCAGCTCTTAGAGTGGTTCATATGAAAGATAATGACTTATGGTTGGCAAAAGAATTTAGCCACGAACATAATCATGAAATGGTATCGGTCCCTGAATTGCAATTCCTCAAGAATAATCGTGTGGTGTCCGACGGTTTTCTTGCGCAAGTTCGTTCGATGAACTCAGTCGGGATAAAAACTTCTCAGATTATGTCCCATATTGCTATGCAGTCGGGAGGTTATGAGAGAATGCCATGTCAAGTCAGAGATGCGTACAATAGAGTCGCAGGAGCAATTAGGGAAGAAAAACTGGAAACTGATGCAGAAGGTGCATTAGGATTCTTGGACTGTCTTTTTGCGCGAGATCCAATTTTTTTTGTGTACCACCAAGCTGACACAGAAAACAGACACGCCAACGTATTCTGGGCCGATGGGACAGCAAGAATTGACTACCGGGCATTCGGGCATGTGATAGCATTTGACACAACGTACATGACCAACACGTACAACAAGCCATTGTGCATTTTGATGGGTGTCAACCACCATTTCTCCACTTGTATTTTCGGGTTTGCGTTGCACGTAAATGAAAAAATGGAGATTTACTCATGGATGCTAAAAGCATACTTAAAATGTCACCATAAAAAAAAACCTTCAGCCGTGGTCACAGATGGGGATAATGCAATGCGTGAGGCAATAAAAGAAATACTTCCGGAATCCACACATTGAATATGTGCTTGGCATCTAAGCACAAATGCATCTAGGGCTGGTAATGATCCTGGATTCACGAAAGCATTCAACAATTTGATGTACTCATTCTACAATGAGGAGGTGTTTGAGAACAAATGGAATGAGTTGATGGAGACATATCAGATGGAAGACAACGAATGGTGCCAACTCCAATACAGAAGAAAGAGAATGTGGGCAGAAACCTACCTCCATGTGCAGTTTGTTGCTGGAATGAGAACAACACAGCACTGCGAGTTAATGAATTTCCGCCTTAAAAAATTCCTTTTGAAGAGATACACCCTACGTGAGTTCGTTACGGGCATTGACATCGTGGTGACAAAAATATGGCACATCGAAAGAGAAAATGACTTTACAATGAAGCACATGCTCCCCAATCTCCCATCCTCAGATGCTCTAAGTATTTATTATGATCAGTGTGCAAAATTCTACACCTGAGAAATGTACTACAAAGTGGAGTCGGAAATCAAAAGAGAAAATGCATATTTCATCAGCAGCTATGAAGATCATGCAAATCACACTATCTTCAATGTTGGAAATTTTTGAGACGGTCAAACGAGATATAAGGTCACTCCTACTCTTGGAACAAACAATTTCAAATGAAGTTGCTTATTCTACGAGACTAACGGTTACCCATGTAGACATATTTGGGCAATGATGAAGTCTTGTTGCATAAGAATAATCCCAAATTCACTGCTCCTCAAACGGTGGAGCTTGCATGGAAAATCCCATCTGGAAAACATGGAGATAAGCCAACCTATTCAAGAAGAGTCTGTGCATTGCGAAATGTCAAGATTCGGTGCACTTAATTTAGATGCTACCATGATGAAATTCTACGCGTCTAAGTCACCACAATATTATAACACATCAAAGGAGGAAATTGCTCGTCTCACTGCCATTTTCAAGGAAGGTATGGACATCCAAGGAGTATCACAGGGCGCATCCACGAGGAGATCGTACCGAGAAAATCCTAACATAATGCAAGTCCTAGTTATAGTCAGGACAAAAGGTCAGGGAAATCCAGGGCAGCGAAGAGACAACGGGCATGGAATTCCAACAGACGGATCAGGTTTCAGACAAAGGGCATGTGGATCATGTGGTGCCCTTGGTCACAACAGTCAAACATTTCCCAATCGTGGCCTCAAAACTGGAAGAGGAAGAGGGGCAAGCACAAGTAGTGTTAGCATCG
The Humulus lupulus chromosome 6, drHumLupu1.1, whole genome shotgun sequence DNA segment above includes these coding regions:
- the LOC133785018 gene encoding protein FAR1-RELATED SEQUENCE 4-like, with the translated sequence MVSVPELQFLKNNRVVSDGFLAQVRSMNSVGIKTSQIMSHIAMQSGGYERMPCQVRDAYNRVAGAIREEKLETDAEGALGFLDCLFARDPIFFVYHQADTENRHANVFWADGTARIDYRAFGHVIAFDTTYMTNTYNKPLCILMGVNHHFSTCIFGAGNDPGFTKAFNNLMYSFYNEEVFENKWNELMETYQMEDNEWCQLQYRRKRMWAETYLHVQFVAGMRTTQHCELMNFRLKKFLLKRYTLREFVTGIDIVVTKIWHIERENDFTMKHMLPNLPSSDALSIYYDQCAKFYT